The Acidobacteriota bacterium genome window below encodes:
- a CDS encoding CHAT domain-containing protein, with the protein MRNKPNMWTNATRSILVIFALVLMSEISLSQPGSQNISKLYSKGYFEEVAKLAPFQISRLSQSGRLAEASHIAFLTCRTFVQLGRYDEAAQVVDPFISDPKLRTRFPDSVASLYLCKAAVSRSKRDFGAALENLRLAKSISANDSGSLAAYQLEVGRTLYSAGHDFAAIIWLEKAEKEALAIGNISIYYDALRFLSLAWTAKFYYANALSYAERLVAKSSIGEFEHRNRIAHLELANLLDVTGQPQRAKDLYLKGLDLSTRARVNYHAGQFLSSLLLRSLYENDIEAAKNYLARLESIDKEKQFSFERLLGRALVENFNGNRSLSEEYFSRIVSEKGSSEFIVPYWRSTIAERDQDWKALVTNAHYLRKLTEQENFQDDLPQIYYKLALGSWRLREEQSAREHAAKSLSLFEPFRNTPIVDLSIAMMEVHHSLYRLLSEIEVAGNPAKAFEYSELLKANLLRDRIERSALKPRPDLSDAIRNQLFTTSRNYAEGKENEEALTKLENGIVAEKQTASQQTQDFSTQGLKLPEDVAIVSYEFTPSGELLAFVLESAKPLRAVKLTVNDVQATKLASETQTKIKDRIFFKVDGKKLYDLLLKPLDLNSSNIVIVPDKQLWRIPFHALSPDGNKYLIETNTVSYSPSVYLLKQQLYRNRQIDKLFRSLRMILSTVRN; encoded by the coding sequence ATGAGAAACAAGCCGAACATGTGGACTAATGCGACAAGATCAATTCTGGTCATTTTCGCATTAGTTCTCATGTCGGAAATATCTTTGAGCCAACCCGGTTCACAGAACATATCTAAGCTATATTCAAAGGGATACTTTGAAGAAGTAGCCAAACTCGCCCCTTTTCAAATCTCGCGACTCTCACAATCCGGACGATTGGCAGAAGCATCTCATATAGCCTTTCTAACTTGTCGGACTTTCGTCCAACTGGGTCGATATGATGAAGCTGCTCAGGTTGTTGATCCATTCATTTCCGATCCCAAACTACGAACTCGCTTTCCCGACTCTGTCGCATCTCTTTACCTATGTAAGGCAGCAGTTTCTCGTTCAAAGCGTGATTTTGGAGCGGCGCTTGAAAACCTGCGACTAGCGAAGTCGATATCGGCAAATGACTCCGGATCGCTAGCCGCTTACCAGTTGGAAGTCGGTCGGACCCTGTATTCAGCGGGTCATGATTTTGCAGCGATCATATGGCTGGAAAAAGCTGAGAAAGAGGCTCTGGCAATCGGCAACATTTCGATTTACTATGATGCACTACGATTTCTGAGCTTAGCTTGGACTGCGAAATTCTACTACGCCAATGCACTGAGTTATGCGGAAAGATTAGTTGCGAAATCTTCGATAGGAGAATTCGAACATCGAAACCGAATCGCGCATCTTGAATTAGCGAACCTACTCGATGTCACCGGCCAGCCGCAACGAGCGAAGGACCTGTATCTCAAGGGCCTGGACCTTTCGACTCGAGCTAGAGTGAACTATCACGCCGGACAGTTCCTTTCTAGCCTCTTACTGCGATCGTTATATGAGAATGATATTGAAGCCGCTAAGAACTACCTGGCAAGATTGGAATCAATCGATAAAGAAAAGCAATTTAGTTTTGAGCGTCTTCTTGGAAGGGCCTTGGTCGAGAACTTTAATGGAAATCGATCACTTTCCGAGGAGTATTTTTCAAGGATTGTAAGCGAAAAAGGCAGTTCCGAATTCATTGTGCCCTATTGGAGAAGCACGATTGCTGAGCGAGATCAGGACTGGAAAGCACTTGTTACGAATGCGCATTATCTGCGTAAATTGACGGAACAGGAGAACTTTCAAGACGACCTTCCCCAGATTTATTACAAACTCGCATTGGGTTCATGGCGGCTACGCGAAGAGCAATCTGCGAGGGAACACGCGGCAAAATCACTCTCCTTATTTGAGCCTTTTCGAAACACTCCTATCGTTGATCTTTCGATTGCAATGATGGAGGTTCACCATTCCCTCTATCGACTACTCAGCGAGATTGAGGTAGCTGGCAATCCCGCGAAAGCCTTTGAGTATTCTGAGCTTCTTAAGGCAAATCTGCTTAGAGACAGAATCGAACGATCGGCCCTTAAGCCACGCCCTGATCTATCCGACGCAATCCGAAACCAACTTTTTACGACTTCTCGCAACTACGCCGAAGGAAAAGAAAATGAAGAGGCTCTAACAAAGCTGGAAAACGGCATCGTAGCCGAGAAACAAACAGCGAGCCAACAAACTCAGGATTTCTCGACGCAGGGTTTGAAACTTCCGGAAGACGTGGCAATCGTCTCCTACGAATTCACGCCATCAGGTGAACTCCTAGCATTTGTTCTTGAATCGGCAAAGCCGTTGCGTGCCGTCAAACTTACCGTCAATGACGTACAGGCCACAAAACTCGCCTCAGAAACTCAAACTAAGATAAAGGATCGTATTTTCTTCAAGGTCGATGGGAAGAAACTCTACGATCTATTACTGAAACCGTTGGACTTGAACTCAAGTAACATAGTTATCGTCCCCGACAAACAATTGTGGAGAATACCATTCCATGCCCTAAGCCCAGACGGTAATAAGTACTTGATCGAGACGAATACGGTTTCGTATTCGCCGTCTGTTTATTTGCTAAAGCAACAACTCTATCGGAACCGCCAAATAGACAAACTATTCAGATCTTTGCGAATGATACTTTCAACCGTCAGAAACTAG
- a CDS encoding CHAT domain-containing protein — protein sequence MRNPPRLNAAKSDFLKSSADADILHFSMHAQLDGDNPLSSFLAFQQNAADSGKLTVNDLLSVRLKPKNLAFLASCDTSKVHNGEGLVSIPWALLGSGSSSVVSSQWEASDRATQKFSGIFYRELLKGSSTASSLQAAAIEMIDDKSSGIPGADFGGGGPWRF from the coding sequence ATTCGGAATCCTCCTCGACTGAATGCCGCCAAATCGGATTTCCTCAAATCTTCGGCGGACGCTGACATCCTACATTTTTCTATGCATGCTCAACTCGATGGCGATAATCCTCTATCTTCATTTCTTGCCTTTCAGCAGAATGCCGCAGACTCAGGCAAACTAACCGTCAACGATCTCCTTTCGGTCCGCCTCAAACCAAAAAACTTAGCATTCCTCGCATCTTGTGACACCAGCAAAGTCCATAACGGCGAAGGTCTGGTTAGTATTCCATGGGCATTGCTGGGTTCTGGTAGTTCATCGGTAGTCTCGTCGCAATGGGAAGCAAGCGATCGTGCAACCCAAAAATTCAGTGGAATTTTTTACCGAGAACTTCTTAAAGGGTCATCGACGGCGTCGTCACTCCAAGCAGCGGCAATCGAAATGATTGACGATAAGTCATCGGGGATCCCGGGGGCGGACTTCGGGGGGGGGGGTCCTTGGAGATTTTAG